The following are from one region of the Oncorhynchus masou masou isolate Uvic2021 chromosome 24, UVic_Omas_1.1, whole genome shotgun sequence genome:
- the LOC135512028 gene encoding diacylglycerol lipase-beta-like — MPGMVAFGRRWGIASDDLVFPGSFELFVRVLWWIGTLALYTLHEGKFDCSGGRVLHSYLVVLLILLAFIILSLCAIVYVSAQGTITNPGPRRSIPVLVYVRAMLYVPELIWAILGAIWVSDDSQGCQPAEVGAVIAAVVASWVLLLSTGVGVLFVFDPLGSTYPGPQSQELPGVRDLESSQGSQLLSTARSVAVRVWESRLRLLCCCLPRDESHRAAFSSIAQLVSGFFLDTDLVPSDIAAGLALLHQEQDKMEQCRDPDEALSHRPSSPIAEDLEAELEKATHCMQFAVAAYGWPMYVYSNPLTGACRLSRDCCKTQSAEYDIVGGDNMGCHFSSVLHSTGLQYRDFIYVSFHNQIYEIPFFVALDHKRAAVLVAIRGTLSLRDLLTDLSADCENLPVEGVSGACYAHKGMSQAASYICKKLLNDGILNQAFTIAPEYKLVITGHSLGGGTASLLAILLRSSFPTLQCYAFSPPGGLMSKALADFSKEFVVSVVLGKDLVPRLSYPNMEDLKRRILKMVSNCNKPKYRILLQGCWYELFGGEPDDFPTEMDNRRKEELNQPLLGEESLLIRSSSSYQGLASEESPVHGSHLPLYLPGRILHITEDGPARRSCFSQVRYRVEWSSETVFRSVLISPRMMADHMPDAVLLSLRSLTQDRPFNLCPSSLSNSHLNVI, encoded by the exons CTCATCCTGTTGGCTTTCATCATCCTGTCTCTATGTGCCATCGTCTATGTCAGCGCTCAAG GGACGATCACTAACCCAGGCCCGCGGCGCTCCATCCCAGTGCTGGTGTACGTGCGGGCGATGCTGTACGTCCCTGAGCTAATTTGGGCCATCCTGGGGGCCATCTGGGTGTCTGATGACAGCCAGGGCTGTCAGCCTGCTGAGGTGGGGGCCGTCATCGCTGCAGTGGTCGCCAG TTGGGTTCTGCTGCTGTCCACAGGGGTGGGGGTGCTGTTTGTTTTCGACCCGCTAGGCAGCACCTATCCTGGGCCTCAGTCACAGGAGCTGCCGGGAGTAAGGGACCTGGAGAGCAGTCAGGGCTCACAGCTCCTGTCCACTGCCCGCTCCGTGGCTGTCAGGGTGTGGGAGAGCAGGCTGAGACTcctctgctgctgcctgcctCGGGATGAGAGCCACAGAGCTGCCTTCTCCAGCATAGCTCAGCTTGTCAGTGGATTTTTCTTG GATACAGACCTGGTTCCCAGTGACATTGCAGCAGGTTTGGCTCTGCTACACCAGGAGCAGGATAAGATGGAGCAGTGTAGAGATCCAGACGAGGCCCTATCTCACAGGCCCTCATCACCTATC gCAGAAGATCTTGAGGCAGAGCTGGAGAAGGCAACCCACTGTATGCAATTTGCTGTAGCTGCATATGGCTGGCCCATGTATGTCTACTCCAACCCTCTCACCGGAGCCTGCAGACTCAGCAGGGACTG cTGTAAGACCCAGTCTGCTGAGTATGACATTGTCGGAGGAGACAATATGGGCTGCCATTTCTCCTCCGTCCTCCACAGCACCGGCCTACAGTACAGAGACTTCATCTACGTTAGCTTTCACAACCAG ATCTATGAGATTCCGTTCTTTGTGGCTCTGGACCATAAGAGAGCGGCAGTACTGGTGGCTATcagaggaacactgtcactacgG GATTTGCTGACTGACCTGTCTGCAGACTGTGAGAACCTTCCAGTAGAGGGAGTGTCAGGAGCATGCTATGCTCACAAG GGCATGTCTCAGGCAGCCAGCTACATCTGTAAGAAACTCCTCAACGACGGCATTCTAAACCAGGCTTTCACCATCGCGCCT GAGTACAAGCTAGTCATCACAGGCCACAGTCTTGGAGGGGGTACAGCCTCTCTCCTGGCCATTCTATTACGGAGCTCCTTTCCCACCTTGCAGTGTTACGCCTTCTCTCCACCAGGGGGACTCATGAG TAAAGCCCTGGCTGATTTCTCCAAGGAGTTTGTAGTGTCTGTGGTGCTGGGGAAGGACTTGGTGccaag gtTGAGTTATCCCAACATGGAGGACTTGAAGAGGAGAATACTAAAAATGGTATCTAATTGCAATAAGCCCAAG TACCGTATCCTGCTCCAGGGCTGTTGGTATGAGTTGTTTGGGGGAGAGCCTGATGACTTCCCTACTGAGATGGACAACAGACGGAAGGAGGAGCTTAACCAACCGCTTTTGGGGGAGGAGTCACTGCTGATTCGCAGCTCATCATCCTATCAAGGCCTGGCTTCTGAGGAGTCACCTGTACACGGCTCCCACCTGCCACTTTACTTACCGGGACGTATACTGCACATTACAGAGGACGGGCCGGCACGGAG GTCCTGTTTTTCCCAGGTGCGTTACCGGGTGGAGTGGTCCAGTGAAAcagtgttccgtagtgttctCATCAGTCCCAGGATGATGGCCGACCACATGCCTGACGCTGTGCTCCTGTCGCTTCGCAGTCTGACACAGGACAGGCCCTTCAACCTCTGCCCCTCGTCGCTTAGCAACAGCCACCTCAACGTCATCTGA